A genomic window from Ciona intestinalis chromosome 8, KH, whole genome shotgun sequence includes:
- the LOC104265977 gene encoding protein kinase C-binding protein NELL2-like gives MNGGNMTTSECQCSNGWEGECCETDIDECVTLEHDCHPNATCKNSVGSYSCVCVKNYEGNGTFCERAIFEHGIQETRMANEVASSTLDLKTIALIAVTGGFALVGVLAFIALKTRIAKQPDVTLRTAYSNPLYMNTIDNGIVETIGNQIHLDPNLPSGSGT, from the exons ATGAACGGAGGGAATATGACAACATCTGAGTGTCAGTGCAGTAATGGCTGGGAAGGAGAATGCTGTGAGACAG ATATCGACGAGTGCGTAACACTTGAGCACGATTGTCACCCGAACGCAACTTGCAAAAATAGCGTTGGATCTTACAGTTGCGTGTGTGTGAAGAACTACGAGGGAAACGGAACGTTTTGTGAAA gGGCGATATTTGAGCATGGTATCCAAGAAACGCGAATGGCAAACGAAGTGGCTTCTTCGACGTTAGATTTAAAGACCATTGCACTTATAGCTGTAACGGGAGGATTTGCTCTTGTTGGAGTGCTCGCGTTTATCGCTTTAAAA ACTCGTATCGCTAAACAACCAGACGTGACGTTAAGAACAGCTTATTCAAATCCATTATACATGAACACTATTGATAATGGAATTGTCGAAACGATTGGAAACCAAATTCACCTCGACCCAAACCTACCAAGCGGAAGCGGAACTTGA